Proteins co-encoded in one Candidatus Dormiibacterota bacterium genomic window:
- a CDS encoding nucleotide sugar dehydrogenase, translating into MKITVAGLGYIGLPTAAMLAESGHEVLGYDTDKKVIAGLAAGRVELAERGVRDLVRRALESGRLHPSLMPFPADAFVICVPTPTVDHRPDLRAVEAAFGTIVPLVRDGNLIMLESTVPPGTTLAVAERTFRALGRDLDAIHLAHCPERVLPGKIVDELLWNDRIVGGRRPVDAEMARAVYATFARGEIHVTDLTTAETVKIVENAYRDVNIAFANELAILAEALGIDAWETIRLANCHPRVDILSPGPGVGGHCIPVDPQFLANANPFASELIQTARRVNERMPHVVTRIVRSVAPIETADHKIALLGAAYKPDIDDARETPTLAIEHLLADAGYTVSVYDPIVTQYPGTVIADFEAAARDADVLVIVTDHSQIRELDPQAVAAVVRSRILVDCRNAVDVDRWNAAGFDVHVIGRGTFRSTALVAAA; encoded by the coding sequence ATGAAAATCACCGTCGCCGGTCTCGGATACATCGGACTCCCCACCGCAGCGATGCTGGCGGAGAGCGGCCACGAAGTCCTCGGCTACGATACGGACAAGAAAGTCATCGCCGGCCTTGCGGCCGGACGCGTTGAGCTCGCCGAGCGCGGCGTCCGCGACTTGGTGCGCCGCGCTCTCGAAAGCGGACGTCTGCACCCGTCGTTGATGCCATTCCCTGCGGACGCGTTCGTCATCTGCGTTCCGACGCCGACGGTCGATCATCGTCCCGACCTGCGCGCTGTGGAGGCGGCCTTCGGTACGATCGTGCCGCTCGTGCGAGACGGCAACCTGATCATGCTCGAATCGACGGTGCCGCCCGGAACGACTCTTGCGGTCGCCGAGCGAACGTTTCGCGCCCTCGGGCGCGATCTCGATGCGATTCACCTCGCCCACTGTCCGGAGCGCGTGCTTCCCGGAAAGATCGTCGACGAGTTGCTCTGGAACGATCGCATCGTCGGAGGACGCCGCCCGGTCGACGCGGAGATGGCGCGCGCCGTCTATGCAACCTTTGCGCGCGGCGAGATTCACGTCACGGACCTCACGACGGCCGAAACCGTCAAAATTGTCGAGAACGCTTATCGCGACGTGAATATCGCCTTCGCCAACGAGCTCGCGATTCTCGCCGAGGCACTCGGCATCGACGCGTGGGAGACGATTCGGCTCGCGAACTGCCATCCGCGCGTCGACATTCTCTCCCCAGGACCCGGTGTGGGAGGGCACTGCATTCCCGTCGACCCGCAGTTCCTGGCCAACGCCAATCCGTTTGCGAGCGAACTCATTCAAACGGCGCGTCGCGTGAACGAGCGCATGCCGCACGTCGTCACGCGCATCGTTCGCAGCGTCGCGCCGATCGAAACCGCGGATCACAAGATCGCCCTGCTGGGCGCGGCGTATAAGCCGGACATCGACGACGCCCGCGAGACGCCGACGCTCGCGATCGAGCACTTGCTCGCGGACGCCGGCTACACGGTCAGCGTTTATGACCCGATCGTAACGCAGTATCCAGGGACGGTCATCGCCGATTTCGAAGCCGCGGCGCGCGACGCGGACGTGCTGGTGATCGTCACGGATCACAGCCAGATCCGCGAGCTCGACCCGCAGGCCGTTGCGGCCGTGGTTCGCTCGAGAATATTGGTGGATTGTCGTAACGCGGTCGATGTCGATCGCTGGAACGCCGCCGGCTTCGACGTGCACGTTATCGGGCGCGGGACATTCCGTTCGACCGCGTTGGTCGCTGCGGCATGA
- a CDS encoding DegT/DnrJ/EryC1/StrS family aminotransferase, which yields METALPPRALPSDQEASGRNFGEREIAHVTEALASGTLTSTKGRFVRALERTFADMLGAKHAYACSSGSAAVHCALAALDLEPGDEVVTSPITDMGALAPILYQGAIPVFADVDPRTLNVTAATIEAALSERTRAVVVTHLFGAPCDMHPIEALAKEKSLPIVEDCAQAFLATHRDRYVGTIGRIGTFSLQQGKHITTGEGGLVVTNDDELARRIFLFINKAWGYGDENPDHYFLALNYRLSELQGAVGLAQLEKLERAVERRVLLASILTKWLEGVPGVGVPQQPLDARGVFWRYAIRLDPAIFPGGPQAFAAKLKDRSILTAPRYIQKPAFECAVIRDQRTFGTSRWPFTLARPEAVRYERERYPGVYGGLDAVLVIPWNDRLSIGDVEYIARSIISTARDLRRVA from the coding sequence TTGGAAACCGCCCTGCCGCCGCGCGCATTGCCCTCCGACCAGGAGGCTTCGGGCCGAAACTTCGGAGAGCGCGAAATTGCGCACGTCACCGAGGCGCTGGCCAGCGGGACATTGACGAGCACGAAAGGGCGGTTCGTTAGAGCGCTCGAGCGTACGTTCGCCGACATGCTCGGAGCGAAACACGCATACGCGTGCAGCTCGGGATCCGCCGCAGTGCACTGCGCGCTGGCCGCGCTCGACCTCGAGCCAGGCGACGAAGTCGTGACCTCTCCCATCACCGACATGGGAGCGCTCGCGCCGATCCTCTATCAGGGCGCCATCCCGGTTTTCGCCGACGTCGATCCGCGCACGCTCAACGTCACCGCGGCGACGATCGAAGCGGCCTTGAGCGAGCGCACGCGGGCCGTCGTGGTGACGCATCTCTTCGGCGCGCCGTGTGACATGCACCCGATCGAAGCGCTGGCGAAAGAGAAGAGCCTGCCGATCGTCGAGGACTGCGCCCAGGCGTTTCTCGCGACGCATCGCGATCGCTACGTGGGCACCATCGGTCGCATCGGAACCTTCAGCTTGCAACAAGGCAAGCACATCACCACGGGTGAGGGGGGCCTCGTCGTGACGAACGACGACGAGCTCGCGCGGCGGATCTTCCTGTTCATCAACAAAGCGTGGGGATACGGCGACGAGAATCCCGATCACTACTTCTTAGCGCTCAACTACCGGCTCAGCGAGCTCCAGGGCGCCGTCGGGCTCGCGCAGTTGGAGAAGCTCGAGCGCGCCGTCGAGCGGCGGGTGCTCCTTGCGAGCATCCTCACGAAATGGCTCGAGGGCGTACCGGGCGTCGGCGTTCCCCAGCAGCCGCTGGACGCGCGCGGCGTCTTCTGGCGGTACGCGATCCGTCTCGACCCGGCGATATTCCCAGGCGGTCCGCAAGCCTTCGCGGCAAAGTTGAAAGACCGCTCGATCCTCACCGCTCCGCGATACATTCAAAAGCCCGCGTTCGAATGCGCGGTGATTCGCGACCAGCGCACGTTTGGGACGAGCCGCTGGCCGTTCACGCTCGCGCGACCCGAGGCGGTTCGCTACGAGCGCGAGCGCTATCCGGGCGTCTACGGTGGCCTCGATGCCGTGCTCGTCATACCGTGGAACGATCGACTCTCGATCGGCGACGTCGAGTACATCGCCCGCTCGATCATCTCGACGGCGCGAGATCTGCGGAGGGTTGCATGA
- a CDS encoding Gfo/Idh/MocA family oxidoreductase, with translation MKPYALGIVGTGAIGAMHVQTALGAPDVRLAAVCDERPDVLEPMAARSGARGYLRYEELAYEERLDGVIICTPPVTHRELVNFYLERGVDVLCEKPLAMNGLEAREMYACARRNGRLLMLASKFRYVADLAAARQLLREGALGTIRHAEITFTSNVDMRSRWNANPAVSGGGVVIDNGSHAADICRYLFGPVVSVAAVGYVRAEGLAVEDSAYLYLGTATGSGVTVDLSWSLERHLPYYVRIFGEHGRLSIGWKESTLSRGPSGHATTIGLGYSKAEAFVALHRDFVEASSAGGRPRMDDAAALAAVDVVEAAYASIRHGGRTAVEAEEGIAV, from the coding sequence ATGAAGCCGTACGCGCTGGGCATCGTCGGCACCGGTGCGATCGGAGCGATGCACGTCCAAACCGCTCTCGGCGCGCCGGACGTGCGCCTCGCTGCCGTCTGCGACGAACGTCCGGACGTCCTCGAGCCGATGGCTGCTCGTTCGGGTGCACGCGGCTATCTGCGATACGAAGAGCTCGCCTACGAAGAACGGCTCGACGGCGTCATCATCTGTACGCCGCCGGTGACGCATCGCGAGCTCGTGAACTTCTACTTGGAGCGCGGCGTCGACGTCTTGTGCGAAAAACCTCTCGCGATGAACGGCCTCGAGGCGCGCGAGATGTACGCCTGCGCGCGGCGGAACGGGCGCCTGCTGATGCTCGCTTCGAAGTTTAGGTACGTCGCCGACCTCGCTGCGGCGCGCCAGCTTCTGCGCGAAGGCGCGCTCGGTACGATACGGCACGCGGAGATCACCTTCACCTCGAACGTCGACATGCGCTCGCGCTGGAACGCGAATCCGGCGGTGAGCGGCGGTGGCGTCGTCATCGACAATGGAAGCCATGCCGCGGACATCTGCCGCTATCTCTTCGGTCCGGTCGTGTCAGTGGCCGCCGTCGGTTACGTACGCGCCGAAGGGCTCGCGGTCGAAGACAGCGCCTATCTCTATCTCGGAACGGCTACCGGCAGCGGGGTAACCGTCGATCTGAGCTGGAGCCTGGAACGGCATCTCCCGTACTACGTGCGCATCTTCGGCGAGCACGGGCGACTCTCCATCGGTTGGAAGGAGTCGACGCTCTCGCGTGGTCCGTCGGGGCACGCGACGACGATTGGATTGGGCTATTCGAAAGCCGAGGCATTTGTTGCGCTGCACCGCGATTTCGTCGAGGCCTCGAGCGCCGGCGGCCGGCCACGCATGGATGACGCTGCTGCACTGGCGGCCGTCGACGTCGTGGAGGCTGCGTACGCGTCGATTCGGCACGGCGGGCGGACGGCAGTCGAAGCAGAGGAGGGCATCGCGGTATGA
- a CDS encoding FAD-dependent oxidoreductase has product MSARTLVVGGGIAGLVTALRLATRGEQVSIVDGETAVGGLTRPWDIGGVTWDRFYHVILASDVETRALLDEIGLGERLVFSPVKTALYVEGKLYPFSGALDFLTFPELGIVDKLRLLATIAHARYSGNDAAYDWESVVEYLTRWSGEATVERIWRPLLRAKLGDHYATASAAFIRATIKRLQGARRRGIGGEQYGYVRGGYAAILAALETRLRRLGVDFILGSRVREVTLHDGYVRVALESGEISGDRAILTVPSPVCAALCPQLTAAERRTFAQDRYFGVVCVSLLVNRRLGNAYVTNVADAGFPFTGVINMSALVDRAQLGGYDLVYVPKYGPADERAFTLSDEVLIAQATRGLSRVFAGFTACDVVAARVARAAHVFPFPRIGRAQSLPPARTSLRRIAVVNNGRLRYATLNVSDTIGVVDAALAELDNDPIWRYAHESRALAGSR; this is encoded by the coding sequence GTGAGCGCGCGAACGCTCGTCGTCGGCGGCGGCATCGCCGGGCTCGTCACGGCGCTGCGCCTCGCGACGCGCGGCGAACAGGTCAGCATCGTCGACGGCGAGACGGCCGTGGGAGGCCTGACGCGCCCCTGGGACATCGGCGGAGTCACCTGGGATCGCTTCTATCACGTCATCCTCGCGTCTGACGTGGAAACGCGTGCCCTGCTCGACGAGATCGGCCTCGGCGAGCGGCTCGTCTTCTCGCCGGTGAAGACGGCGCTCTACGTCGAGGGCAAGCTCTATCCGTTCTCAGGGGCATTGGATTTTCTCACGTTCCCAGAGCTCGGGATCGTCGACAAGCTTCGCTTGCTGGCAACGATCGCGCACGCGCGCTACTCCGGCAACGACGCCGCCTACGACTGGGAGAGCGTGGTCGAATACTTGACGCGCTGGTCCGGCGAAGCGACGGTCGAGCGCATCTGGCGTCCATTATTGCGCGCGAAGCTCGGCGACCACTACGCGACCGCTTCGGCGGCATTCATCCGAGCCACGATCAAGCGCCTGCAGGGCGCACGACGGCGCGGCATCGGGGGCGAGCAGTATGGGTACGTGCGCGGCGGGTACGCGGCCATCTTGGCGGCGCTCGAAACGCGACTGCGCCGGCTCGGCGTCGATTTCATTCTGGGCAGTCGCGTTCGTGAGGTCACGCTGCACGACGGCTACGTCCGCGTTGCGCTGGAATCCGGCGAAATCTCCGGTGACCGTGCCATTCTCACGGTACCGTCACCGGTCTGTGCGGCGCTCTGCCCGCAGCTGACCGCGGCCGAGCGCCGCACCTTCGCACAGGACCGCTACTTCGGCGTCGTGTGCGTCTCGCTGCTGGTGAACCGGAGGCTGGGGAATGCGTACGTCACGAACGTCGCCGATGCAGGCTTCCCGTTCACGGGCGTCATCAACATGAGCGCGCTCGTCGATCGAGCGCAGCTGGGCGGCTACGATCTCGTCTACGTGCCGAAGTACGGCCCTGCCGACGAGCGTGCGTTCACGCTCTCCGACGAGGTCCTGATCGCGCAGGCAACGCGTGGCCTCTCCCGCGTCTTTGCGGGATTCACCGCTTGCGATGTCGTCGCGGCGCGCGTCGCGCGCGCAGCGCACGTGTTTCCGTTCCCGCGCATCGGGCGCGCTCAAAGCCTGCCTCCGGCGCGCACGTCGTTGCGACGGATCGCCGTCGTGAACAACGGCCGTTTGCGCTATGCAACCCTGAATGTCAGCGACACGATCGGCGTCGTCGACGCGGCCTTGGCGGAGCTCGACAACGATCCCATCTGGAGGTACGCGCATGAAAGCCGCGCTCTCGCTGGATCTCGATAA
- a CDS encoding acyltransferase: MSAALAEIFVHPSAIVEDGVRIGAGSRIWDNVHVRHSTRIGDECIVGEKSYIAYGVAVGNRVKINAFVYICAGVTIEDGVMISAGAVFTNDRFPRAATPDLSTLRSSDPDEETLPTLVREGASIGAHATIGCGLEIGRFAMVGMGAVVTRSIPNFHLAIGAPAHSVGIVCRCGKPILRFDDGGSSVTRDVVCAPCGRAYSIRAGMVSES; encoded by the coding sequence ATGAGCGCGGCGCTCGCCGAGATTTTCGTCCATCCCTCGGCGATCGTCGAGGATGGCGTTCGCATCGGAGCTGGGTCGCGCATCTGGGACAACGTACACGTCCGTCACTCGACGCGAATCGGCGACGAGTGCATCGTCGGTGAGAAGAGCTACATCGCCTACGGCGTCGCGGTCGGCAACCGCGTCAAGATCAATGCGTTCGTTTATATCTGTGCCGGCGTGACGATCGAGGACGGCGTGATGATCAGCGCCGGCGCGGTCTTCACGAACGATCGCTTTCCTCGAGCGGCTACGCCCGATCTCTCTACGTTACGCTCGTCCGATCCCGACGAGGAGACGCTTCCGACGCTCGTTCGTGAAGGAGCAAGCATCGGGGCGCACGCGACGATCGGATGCGGCCTCGAGATCGGCCGCTTCGCGATGGTGGGCATGGGAGCGGTCGTAACGCGCTCGATACCCAACTTTCATCTCGCGATCGGTGCGCCGGCACACTCGGTAGGCATCGTCTGCCGCTGCGGAAAGCCGATCCTGCGATTCGATGACGGAGGGTCTTCGGTCACGCGCGATGTCGTCTGCGCTCCGTGCGGCCGCGCTTACAGCATACGCGCCGGAATGGTGAGCGAGTCGTGA
- a CDS encoding glycosyltransferase, producing the protein MISSRFPCANTEPFLGVELAALRPLVERLVVAPLRPDTGMQHGTGGAAAILVSAWSARALLEACATFARAPGRSLRALAAILCGSGGLVVKLKNLAVFPRALALAGRLRRERIDHVHAYWLSTPATAAFVIARVNAIGWSCTAHRWDIFEENMIVEKARSAAFVRTISERGKGELVRRVPEVAGKVNVVRLGTGLFGASAGTRPGNGLRLICAAAYVAPKGHADLLEAFAIAYDENPGLHLTLCGEGPLREYVRERASALPCRNAVVVRGYLDRRRLLTELGAGRYDAVILASRDDGVRMMEGIPSILIEAASLGVTCIATRSGGIGELLDEESAFLAPPQRPKDLARAILDATDPSERSRRAARALERARRMHDPQRTAAQLRALLGGARAS; encoded by the coding sequence GTGATTTCGTCGCGTTTCCCGTGTGCGAACACGGAACCGTTTCTCGGCGTCGAGCTGGCCGCACTTCGGCCGCTCGTCGAGCGGCTCGTGGTCGCACCGCTTCGTCCAGATACCGGGATGCAGCACGGCACCGGCGGTGCCGCCGCGATCCTCGTGTCTGCGTGGTCAGCGAGAGCGCTTCTCGAAGCGTGTGCGACGTTCGCTCGCGCACCCGGCCGAAGCCTTCGCGCGCTCGCCGCAATCCTATGCGGATCGGGCGGCCTCGTCGTGAAGCTCAAGAACCTCGCCGTCTTTCCGCGCGCGCTCGCGCTCGCCGGGCGATTGCGGCGAGAACGCATCGATCACGTTCACGCATATTGGCTCTCAACACCCGCGACGGCGGCGTTCGTCATCGCGCGGGTCAACGCAATTGGGTGGAGTTGTACGGCGCACCGCTGGGACATCTTCGAAGAGAACATGATCGTCGAGAAGGCTCGCTCCGCTGCGTTCGTGCGAACGATCTCCGAGCGCGGCAAGGGTGAGCTCGTACGCCGAGTGCCGGAGGTTGCCGGGAAGGTGAACGTTGTCCGCCTCGGCACCGGGCTCTTCGGCGCGAGCGCCGGAACGCGCCCCGGCAACGGCCTTCGTCTGATCTGCGCCGCGGCGTACGTCGCGCCGAAGGGTCATGCGGACCTCTTGGAAGCCTTTGCCATCGCGTACGACGAGAATCCCGGGCTGCACCTGACGCTCTGCGGCGAAGGCCCGTTGCGCGAATACGTGCGCGAGCGCGCGAGCGCGTTGCCGTGCCGTAATGCCGTCGTCGTTCGCGGATACCTCGATCGCCGTCGCCTGCTAACCGAGCTCGGCGCTGGGCGATACGACGCTGTGATTCTGGCGAGTCGCGACGACGGCGTGCGCATGATGGAGGGGATACCCTCCATTCTCATCGAGGCGGCGAGCCTGGGGGTCACGTGCATCGCCACGCGTTCCGGAGGCATCGGCGAGCTTCTCGACGAGGAGAGCGCCTTTCTCGCGCCGCCGCAGCGTCCGAAAGACCTTGCTCGCGCAATCCTGGATGCGACCGACCCTTCGGAGCGCAGCCGCCGCGCGGCCCGAGCCTTGGAACGTGCGCGCCGCATGCACGATCCGCAACGCACTGCGGCACAGCTACGAGCACTATTGGGAGGCGCACGAGCGTCATGA
- a CDS encoding sugar transferase, producing the protein MNASLARKQILIAGAAAVAPAVPAPAPRVYNPAWRGIVALGDVAALAAAFLISATIVRDVWGERPSLGACVVAALVLLLALAARGLHEKTYAIARRDEIYYALAVTVLSGIIIVAGFLLVGTSWPTRLAVTLGVLLSGVALGTVRYVVRRVAGEERLFVEPRIVSVASESEAERRLSDPSSENLPTHVVIEKPVTGGRINELARTAARRGIVLVLASEGCAPVLAVRGLCLDGSTVLEVGVPAVDARWSRAAKRAFDLLVASAALVLVAPILAVAALAIWLESGGPVFYHQPRVGRDGATFSILKLRSMRRDAESATGAVWAVDGDPRVTRVGRILRRTSIDELPQLVNVLRGEMSVVGPRPERPVFVERFSREHPRYRERLLVAPGLTACSHLYMPRTMGSDAVGGRLDYDLFYIRNWSLAMDVALILKTAAEVVFHRAA; encoded by the coding sequence ATGAACGCATCGCTCGCGCGCAAGCAGATTTTGATCGCCGGGGCGGCTGCCGTCGCTCCGGCGGTACCCGCGCCTGCGCCGCGCGTCTACAACCCGGCGTGGCGCGGTATCGTGGCGCTGGGCGACGTCGCCGCCCTGGCCGCAGCATTCCTCATCTCGGCGACCATCGTTCGGGACGTGTGGGGCGAGCGGCCGAGTCTGGGCGCATGCGTCGTCGCTGCACTCGTGTTGCTCCTTGCGCTGGCAGCACGCGGCCTGCACGAGAAGACTTACGCGATCGCTCGGCGCGACGAAATCTACTACGCCCTTGCAGTTACCGTACTCAGCGGCATCATCATCGTGGCGGGATTTCTTCTCGTCGGCACGTCGTGGCCGACACGCCTCGCGGTCACCTTAGGCGTCCTTCTTTCAGGCGTTGCGCTTGGCACGGTGCGCTACGTCGTGCGGCGCGTCGCGGGTGAGGAGAGGCTCTTCGTCGAGCCCCGCATCGTCTCGGTAGCGAGCGAGAGCGAAGCCGAGCGCCGTCTCTCGGATCCGAGCAGCGAAAATCTGCCGACGCACGTCGTCATCGAGAAGCCGGTTACCGGCGGCAGGATCAACGAGCTCGCGCGCACGGCGGCGCGGCGCGGCATCGTTCTCGTGCTCGCCTCGGAAGGCTGCGCACCGGTCCTTGCCGTGCGCGGGCTCTGTCTCGACGGCTCGACCGTCTTGGAGGTTGGCGTTCCGGCCGTCGACGCGCGCTGGTCGCGCGCCGCCAAGCGTGCATTCGATCTCCTCGTAGCCTCTGCGGCACTCGTTCTCGTAGCTCCGATCCTTGCCGTCGCCGCACTTGCAATATGGCTCGAGAGCGGCGGGCCTGTGTTCTACCATCAACCGCGCGTCGGCCGGGACGGTGCGACGTTTTCGATACTGAAGCTGCGCTCGATGCGGCGCGACGCGGAATCCGCAACCGGCGCCGTCTGGGCCGTTGACGGCGACCCGCGCGTCACGCGCGTGGGCCGCATCCTGCGGCGCACGTCCATCGACGAGCTGCCGCAGCTCGTGAACGTGCTTCGCGGTGAAATGTCCGTCGTCGGCCCGCGCCCCGAGCGCCCGGTTTTCGTGGAACGCTTCTCGCGGGAGCATCCACGGTACCGCGAGCGGCTTCTCGTCGCTCCCGGCTTGACGGCGTGCTCGCACCTCTACATGCCGAGGACCATGGGCAGCGACGCTGTCGGCGGGCGCCTCGATTACGATCTGTTCTACATTCGGAATTGGTCGCTCGCGATGGACGTCGCCTTGATCCTGAAGACGGCAGCCGAAGTCGTTTTTCACAGGGCCGCATGA
- a CDS encoding polysaccharide deacetylase family protein: MKAALSLDLDNLWSYLKIRGDERWREYPSYLSSLVPLVLDRLASAGARITFFVVGADAERAENRDALRAIVRAGHDVGNHSHRHESWMNRYTAQEVHAELERSERAIAAATGVRVSGFRAPGFAVSPAVVYALAERGYRYDASTLPTFVGPLARAYYFRNARLDATAREERATLFGQWSDGLRPNRPHRIANADLLELPVTVTPGVRTPFHVSYLLYVASYSRTAALAYFRSALAACAWTKTMPSLLLHPLDFLGAGDAPGLEFFPGMTMRGEKKRAFVDAVLREYARRFEVVAMDDAAAHVERELACRREAVA, translated from the coding sequence ATGAAAGCCGCGCTCTCGCTGGATCTCGATAATCTCTGGTCGTACCTCAAAATACGCGGCGACGAGCGGTGGCGGGAGTATCCTTCCTATCTTTCTTCGCTCGTACCGCTCGTGCTCGACCGCCTCGCTTCGGCTGGCGCGCGCATCACGTTTTTCGTGGTTGGCGCGGATGCCGAACGAGCGGAGAACCGGGATGCTTTGCGTGCGATCGTGCGGGCCGGGCACGACGTTGGAAACCATTCGCATCGCCACGAATCGTGGATGAACCGCTACACGGCGCAAGAGGTGCACGCCGAGCTCGAGCGATCGGAACGCGCGATCGCTGCTGCGACCGGCGTTCGCGTGAGCGGCTTTCGCGCCCCGGGATTCGCAGTGTCGCCCGCGGTGGTCTACGCGCTTGCGGAGCGTGGCTACCGGTACGACGCATCGACCCTGCCGACGTTTGTTGGACCGCTCGCGCGCGCGTACTACTTTCGAAATGCTCGCCTCGACGCGACTGCGCGCGAGGAGCGCGCGACGCTCTTCGGGCAGTGGAGCGACGGCCTTCGACCGAACCGGCCGCACCGCATAGCGAACGCCGATCTTCTCGAGCTTCCGGTAACCGTGACCCCCGGAGTACGCACGCCCTTTCACGTGAGCTACTTGTTGTACGTCGCGAGCTACTCGCGCACAGCGGCGCTGGCATACTTCCGTAGCGCGCTCGCCGCGTGCGCGTGGACCAAGACAATGCCGTCGCTGCTGCTCCACCCGCTCGATTTCTTGGGCGCCGGTGACGCGCCGGGGTTGGAGTTCTTCCCCGGGATGACGATGCGCGGCGAGAAGAAGCGTGCCTTCGTCGACGCGGTGCTGCGAGAATACGCTCGGCGCTTCGAGGTCGTCGCAATGGACGACGCCGCAGCGCACGTGGAACGGGAACTCGCATGCAGGCGGGAGGCGGTAGCATGA
- a CDS encoding glycosyltransferase family 2 protein, giving the protein MRRIESFTVVVPSYNEAATLRTNTEAIRAYLDARTPAHDALWTILIVDDASSDETPEIAAELAREDRRIRVIRRTANGGVDAAIRSGIEAVQSDAVVVLDADLSYRAPIVGALLEALSAEEAEVVVASAYAPGGEVRNVPRRRVVLSRWANRFLAYAARERVHTLTCIVRAYRTDALRSLLAYRPDGDAAHVMLLDALRLGMRVHEIPARLEWAPERRSRMSLSAVLRRTASVMGAALRERPSLALTIPGFVPGVLPLAVALCLLVHATPRQVGIVASATFAVQTASLFVFGFHSGNFALRTLLTRRSASRGVVRENT; this is encoded by the coding sequence GTGCGAAGGATCGAGTCCTTCACCGTCGTCGTTCCTTCGTATAACGAAGCAGCGACGCTCCGCACGAACACCGAGGCGATTCGGGCCTATCTCGACGCGAGAACCCCCGCCCATGACGCGCTCTGGACGATCCTGATCGTCGATGACGCGAGCAGCGACGAGACGCCCGAGATCGCCGCGGAGCTGGCTCGCGAGGACCGGCGAATCCGTGTGATTCGCCGGACCGCGAACGGAGGAGTCGACGCTGCGATTCGCAGCGGAATCGAGGCCGTGCAGAGCGACGCCGTCGTCGTACTCGATGCGGACCTCAGCTACCGAGCGCCGATCGTAGGCGCGCTTCTCGAGGCCCTGAGCGCAGAAGAGGCGGAGGTCGTCGTGGCCTCCGCCTACGCTCCGGGCGGCGAGGTGCGCAACGTACCGCGCCGGCGCGTCGTACTCTCCCGCTGGGCCAACCGGTTTCTCGCGTACGCCGCGCGCGAGCGCGTTCATACCCTGACGTGCATCGTTCGAGCCTATCGCACCGACGCATTGCGCAGCTTGCTCGCGTATCGTCCCGACGGCGACGCGGCCCACGTCATGCTGCTGGACGCCTTGCGTCTGGGCATGCGCGTCCACGAGATCCCGGCGCGTTTGGAGTGGGCGCCGGAACGCCGCTCTCGGATGAGTCTCTCCGCCGTGCTCCGCCGCACGGCCAGCGTCATGGGCGCGGCGCTGCGCGAGCGCCCGTCCCTGGCACTGACGATTCCGGGGTTCGTTCCCGGCGTCTTGCCACTTGCGGTAGCGCTCTGTCTTCTGGTGCACGCGACGCCGCGTCAAGTCGGCATCGTCGCATCGGCGACCTTCGCGGTGCAGACCGCGAGCCTCTTCGTCTTTGGATTTCACTCGGGAAACTTCGCACTTCGCACACTTTTGACGCGCCGGTCAGCGAGCCGCGGCGTCGTGAGGGAGAACACGTGA